A genomic stretch from Thermocladium sp. ECH_B includes:
- a CDS encoding carbon monoxide dehydrogenase, with translation MPSTLRYSGSFNVSKPINEVRKFLVDLERVAPCIPNVVSYSVEGGKAKVVFRVELGDEVPIAELRRVTANTEIQVMPLESSIRYLIKGRAVGSNLGITLDLSVRQAGDSSIIDWAAEAELGRLFSMMARFVDMDSMIKRIAQDTINGIVKCVDGKT, from the coding sequence ATGCCAAGCACATTGAGGTACAGCGGCTCATTTAACGTGAGCAAGCCGATAAATGAGGTCAGGAAATTCCTCGTCGACCTGGAGCGGGTTGCTCCATGTATACCAAACGTGGTTTCCTACTCGGTGGAGGGCGGGAAGGCAAAGGTAGTGTTCAGGGTTGAGTTGGGGGATGAGGTGCCCATAGCCGAGCTTAGGCGAGTCACAGCTAACACGGAGATACAGGTAATGCCGCTCGAGTCAAGCATTAGGTACTTGATAAAGGGGAGGGCGGTTGGAAGCAACTTGGGAATAACCCTTGACCTATCCGTGAGGCAGGCGGGGGACTCATCGATAATTGATTGGGCGGCTGAGGCCGAGTTGGGGCGATTATTCTCAATGATGGCTCGATTCGTGGACATGGATTCCATGATTAAGAGAATAGCGCAGGACACCATTAACGGCATAGTTAAGTGCGTGGATGGAAAAACTTAA